One Peptostreptococcus equinus genomic window carries:
- the rpsQ gene encoding 30S ribosomal protein S17, with the protein MEERNRRKVRVGRVVSDKMDKTVVVACEDFVKHPLYNKRVKRTKKYKAHDEMNMCNIGDRVRIMETRPLSKDKRFRIVEIIEKVK; encoded by the coding sequence ATGGAAGAAAGAAATAGAAGAAAAGTTAGAGTTGGCCGTGTTGTAAGTGATAAAATGGACAAGACTGTAGTAGTTGCGTGCGAAGATTTCGTAAAGCATCCATTATACAACAAACGTGTAAAAAGAACTAAGAAGTACAAAGCTCATGATGAAATGAACATGTGTAACATTGGAGATAGAGTAAGAATAATGGAAACTAGACCTTTATCAAAAGATAAGAGATTTAGAATCGTTGAAATAATTGAAAAGGTAAAATAG
- the rpmC gene encoding 50S ribosomal protein L29 has product MKAKELRNLSTEELLTKLDEFKSELFSLRFQLATGQLQNTARIKTVRRDIAKVKTVLTERKLNEARA; this is encoded by the coding sequence ATGAAAGCTAAAGAATTAAGAAATTTATCAACTGAAGAACTACTAACAAAATTAGACGAATTCAAAAGTGAGTTATTTAGCTTAAGATTCCAATTAGCTACTGGTCAGTTACAGAATACAGCTAGAATTAAAACTGTAAGAAGAGACATAGCAAAGGTTAAGACTGTTCTTACTGAAAGAAAGTTAAACGAAGCTAGAGCTTAA